A genome region from Nocardia sp. NBC_00565 includes the following:
- a CDS encoding RNA-binding S4 domain-containing protein, whose product MAPAQPSTKNAAPTQARVDSWTWAVRLFKTRSAAAEACRGGHVRVNGVTAKPAQPVRPGDEVRIRAGGVERIVIVERLVTKRVGPPIAATCLIDRSPPPPPREILATMPRRDRGSGRPTKRERRETDRLLGRPED is encoded by the coding sequence GTGGCACCCGCCCAACCGAGTACCAAGAACGCCGCCCCGACACAAGCCCGTGTGGACTCGTGGACGTGGGCGGTGCGTCTTTTCAAGACCAGGTCCGCGGCCGCGGAAGCCTGCCGCGGCGGGCATGTTCGGGTGAACGGTGTTACGGCCAAACCGGCTCAGCCGGTTCGTCCGGGTGATGAGGTCCGGATCCGCGCCGGTGGTGTCGAGCGCATCGTCATCGTGGAGCGGCTGGTCACCAAGCGCGTCGGCCCACCGATCGCCGCAACGTGTTTGATCGATCGCAGTCCACCGCCGCCGCCCCGCGAGATTCTCGCGACCATGCCGCGACGCGATCGCGGCTCCGGTCGGCCGACCAAGCGGGAACGGCGCGAGACCGACCGCCTGCTCGGGCGGCCAGAGGACTGA
- a CDS encoding C40 family peptidase, translating to MGAVAATGAMPAIPAMATTINVPGIGDFDIPQELDQPIQQMNQQVQQALAAMPAPAPAPQFAMPQLPALFDPGAQDMFSHNTASDVALDAAKSKVGAMYSWGASGPYNFDCSGLVQWAYKQAGIELPRTSFEQSHVGAPVAFHDLQPGDIVVTNGGGHVGLYAGDGKLLNAVQSGQPVSYTSLRPDMVVTARRMV from the coding sequence ATGGGCGCAGTGGCCGCAACTGGTGCGATGCCCGCGATCCCGGCGATGGCAACTACCATCAACGTCCCAGGCATCGGCGATTTCGACATTCCACAGGAACTCGATCAGCCGATCCAGCAGATGAACCAGCAGGTCCAGCAGGCGCTCGCCGCGATGCCCGCACCGGCGCCCGCGCCGCAGTTTGCGATGCCGCAGCTCCCCGCCTTGTTCGATCCGGGCGCCCAGGACATGTTCAGCCACAACACCGCCAGTGATGTCGCACTGGACGCCGCCAAGTCCAAGGTCGGCGCCATGTACTCCTGGGGTGCCTCGGGTCCGTACAACTTCGACTGCTCGGGTCTGGTCCAGTGGGCCTACAAGCAGGCCGGAATCGAACTGCCGCGCACCAGCTTCGAACAGTCGCACGTCGGCGCGCCGGTCGCCTTCCATGACCTGCAGCCCGGCGATATCGTCGTGACCAACGGCGGCGGCCACGTCGGCCTGTACGCGGGCGACGGCAAGCTGCTCAATGCGGTCCAGTCCGGCCAGCCGGTGTCCTACACCTCGCTGCGCCCCGACATGGTTGTTACGGCACGCCGTATGGTCTAA